A genome region from Drosophila simulans strain w501 chromosome 2R, Prin_Dsim_3.1, whole genome shotgun sequence includes the following:
- the LOC6735469 gene encoding uncharacterized protein LOC6735469 isoform X2 gives MDNKTTQLDFKLLVDQSLNLLDTLNTALRCDAIQFLLQTLKCKYPEACDQVVRNLFSHIAAANDNGEAGGRAQQHELARTKQLQLLLTAKKEKKELGIGCEAEIKRENDEEAGSTDLNQNFEKIPCKEEFLCLEEEEEDFLDDADTQNSSSLQFHTGNNVDALALGPGDPLELIQSGVSLLVKRKYAATFEDEDQLGGDADGNGDETNSNSSDGKMVKRMRTNNMHLTVSSVRRKEEHGQLGDGYVFHEDSQYTMRYHHSTGEFSERAFKAQFRAMLRLALSQHYKPFLRQFYENFVVNGRLLGTTPSMRVLKELREQRLEEWRRQRERRQLVILMEQSEIQRDEEFQQQQEQEQLQNQEEVQQEQEQQQQQLEDIQQQQLEEIQRQQQLPAISFGDSELESETESQLSSAAQEIMKFEEFIDEGVGAGRLIDGLEMEPEIDDMLAGAGSMNSASGHSSNSSSSGSGSAGNGNGISGVILENNSHHSHHLSSSSSANLVINGLTSSNSISNNNNNSNNVSLHRPQLTPQAQNQLAVSMKPSDHMPMSMPMDNRDLKAVQAAAHGTANAIMQGGSSSLASQLHQQQKHYNSSNNPLSMMGGMMQQQQQHVGMPHQQRQMMMMPEDFPQHGASMMNSRQMPALAALSNLGDTPAVSGQLNSSLELDDNDLSADEDDDDLDHDLDELDAAKQQLIDGGSSSSTSLQAPPSQHGSGSGGSGGQTPGSKKDKPSYNCLLCPKSYRKRKSLLDHYKMHPGYCHDCGQRNGNTLEEIIHHNRTMHVKEFPFVCETCGESYSRKQQFHAHVESHNKKEIKTFPCGECGLKFPQKKLQQHFEETGHKADGAICEVCGEEFQSKNALYQHIIRVHKRDNFFECHICHNRFTLKANLERHVQLHTEIKRPYVCDLCGSSYFTYPALKEHYSNAHVDVSECKCTLCGKRFGSAKSLQRHLPSHSEERPHCCNYCDQTFKWKTHLVRHKQTMHGNEPPPPKKGKQRFPKTSEEADMGSLPDMPGPPPVKASKKAVTSKAKAQAAAAAAAAASSQQQQPKGSAATPTPPPPVSTTPGCLQQDQFNAAMVSSNSSQSSTASTSQHSVSTSESQQNSIYNQSFNAEKQQPGQQQPQNALHQQHATPPPPQQQQQQQQQQQAPPQSRVAPGELHLQRMNSFGQDGQFHFESNPAAGAYQQHQLISQYQQQQQQQQQQQQPQQQQQHHLAQQQQQHMRSHTPQSPHPPHPSQLQQQQPQQHFSSPHHMPPMHHQHQLMMQQQHRHNQRSPLHHHPAAQQLQQQHQQPSHSPQHQHARLQSPQPAPVQQQQQQQQQQQQQQQFLQQQAADTWGNMNFGNPPNNQQVELKDNKFYIVESAEFLGLPMNVPPTPQQQQQQAVSKPQQQQQQQHPQPQQPDPTLASDLMSFQHMWPAPGFSQTSQQQQQPQQQQQQQATQQQQQQQQQQQAQSQANSSDPHNYNNIGSILTNLIDTNPAPMEYNFDLMQQQQTPSAQQQQQQQQQQAAQQQHHSAGAYGSGLMRSAGGVYGGAYEQHLSDQLVSEQQKQNSFQPYHPHGLQAQQQQPLHPHPHLLPPPAPHSNVYDRTGVGVGVGVGVGVGVGVGYPMLGDDTKGVLPPMMGGMMQQMPPHGQQPDLIYYPVKND, from the exons GTGGATCAATCACTAAATCTACTGGACACCCTCAACACGGCATTGCGGTGCGATGCTATTCAATTCTTGCTGCAGACGCTTAAGTGCAAATACCCGGAGGCCTGCGACCAAGTCGTCAGGAATCTGTTCAGTCACATAGCTGCGGCCAATGACAATGGCGAGGCTGGAGGCAGGGCGCAGCAGCATGAGCTAGCGAGGACGaagcagctccagctgctgctgaccgccaaaaaggagaagaaggaaCTGGGAATCGGTTGCGAAGCGGAGATCAAGCGAGAGAACGATGAGGAGGCGGGCTCGACGGATCTGAACCAGAATTTCGAGAAGATACCCTGCAAAGAGGAGTTCCTGTGcctcgaggaggaggaggaggactttCTCGACGATGCGGACACGCAGAACTCGTCTTCCCTGCAGTTCCACACCGGCAACAATGTGGACGCCCTGGCCCTGGGCCCTGGCGATCCGCTGGAGCTGATCCAGTCCGGAGTTTCGCTGCTGGTCAAGCGGAAGTATGCTGCCACCTTCGAGGACGAGGACCAGCTGGGCGGTGATGCGGATGGGAATGGTGATGagaccaacagcaacagcagtgaCGGCAAGATGGTCAAGCGAATGCGCACCAACAACATGCACCTGACCGTGTCGAGTGTACGACGGAAAGAGGAGCACGGCCAGTTGGGCGATGGCTATGTCTTCCACGAGGACAGCCAGTATACGATGCGATATCACCACAGCACCGGCGAGTTCAGCGAGCGGGCCTTTAAGGCCCAGTTCCGGGCTATGCTCCGCCTAGCGCTCAGTCAGCACTACAAGCCCTTTCTCCGCCAGTTCTACGAGAACTTTGTTGTGAATGGACGCTTGCTGGGGACCACGCCCTCGATGCGGGTTCTGAAGGAGCTGCGCGAGCAGCGGCTGGAGGAGTGGCGTCGTCAGCGGGAACGCCGCCAACTGGTCATCCTGATGGAGCAGAGCGAGATTCAGCGGGACGAAGAgtttcagcagcagcaggagcaggagcagctgcagaaCCAGGAGGAGGTCCAGCAGGAGcaagaacagcagcagcagcagttggaggatattcagcagcagcagctggaggagattcagcggcagcagcaattgcCGGCCATCTCGTTTGGCGACTCCGAGTTGGAGTCGGAAACGGAATCGCAGCTGTCGTCGGCTGCCCAAGAGATTATGAAGTTCGAGGAGTTCATTGACGAGGGTGTAGGCGCTGGGCGTCTGATCGATGGTCTGGAGATGGAACCCGAGATCGATGACATGCTAGCTGGCGCCGGCAGTATGAACAGCGCCAGTggacacagcagcaacagtagcAGCAGCGGAAGTGGGAGCGCCGGTAATGGGAATGGCATCAGCGGGGTGATCCTGGAGAACAATAGTCATCATTCGCATCACCT aagcagcagcagcagcgcaaaTCTTGTGATCAACGGCCTTACGTCAAGCAATAGCAtcagcaacaataataataacagcaacaatgtCAGTCTACACCGCCCTCAATTGACGCCACAGGCGCAGAATCAGCTGGCAGTGTCGATGAAACCATCAGACCATATGCCCATGTCGATGCCCATGGATAACAGGGATTTGAAAGCCGTGCAGGCGGCGGCTCATGGGACTGCCAACGCCATCATGCAGGGCGGTAGTTCGAGCCTTGCCAGCCAGCTTcatcagcagcaaaaacacTACAACTCAAGCAATAATCCGCTGTCTATGATGGGTGGaatgatgcagcagcagcagcagcatgttGGTATGCCGCACCAGCAGCgccagatgatgatgatgccagAGGATTTCCCGCAACACGGAGCCTCAATGATGAACAGTCGTCAGATGCCCGCTCTGGCCGCCTTGTCGAACCTGGGCGACACACCTGCTGTGAGTGGCCAGCTCAACTCCTCCCTAGAGCTGGACGATAATGACCTGTCGGCGgatgaggacgacgacgatcTGGACCATGACCTGGACGAATTAGACGCGGCCAAGCAACAACTAATAGATGgcggcagcagtagcagcacaTCGCTACAGGCGCCACCATCGCAGCACGGCAGCGGTAGTGGAGGAAGTGGTGGCCAGACGCCCGGTAGCAAAAAGGACAAGCCCAGCTACAACTGCCTGCTCTGTCCCAAGTCGTATCGCAAGCGAAAGTCCCTTCTGGACCACTACAAAATGCATCCGGGCTACTGCCATGACTGCGGTCAGCGCAACGGGAACACGCTGGAG GAAATAATCCACCACAACCGGACCATGCATGTCAAGGAGTTTCCGTTTGTGTGCGAGACGTGCGGAGAGTCGTACTCCCGCAAACAGCAGTTCCACGCACACGTGGAGTCGCACAATAAGAAGGAAATCAAAA CCTTTCCCTGCGGCGAGTGCGGTCTTAAGTTTCCGCAAAAGAAACTGCAGCAACACTTCGAGGAGACGGGCCACAAGGCGGACGGCGCTATCTGCGAGGTGTGCGGCGAGGAGTTCCAGTCGAAGAATGCCCTGTACCAGCACATTATTCGTGTGCACAAGCGCGACAACTTCTTCGAGTGCCACATTTGCCATAACCGCTTCACGCTGAAAGCCAACCTGGAGCGGCACGTCCAGCTGCACACCGAGATCAAACGGCCCTACGTGTGCGATCTGTGCGGCTCGTCGTACTTCACATATCCCGCACTCAAGGAGCACTACAGCAACGCCCACGTGGACGTATCCGAGTGCAAATGCACGCTGTGCGGCAAACGCTTCGGATCGGCCAAGTCGCTGCAGCGGCACCTGCCGTCGCACTCGGAGGAGAGGCCGCACTGCTGCAACTATTGCGATCAG ACCTTCAAGTGGAAAACGCATCTGGTGCGCCACAAGCAGACGATGCACGGAAACGAGCCGCCTCCGCCTAAGAAGGGAAAGCAGCGCTTTCCCAAAACAAGCGAAGAAG CAGATATGGGTAGCTTACCGGACATGCCGGGTCCACCGCCTGTGAAGGCCAGCAAGAAGGCAGTAACCAGCAAGGCAAAAGCGCAGGCAGcggccgccgcagcagcagcagcatcatcccagcaacaacaaccgaagGGCTCTGCAGCAACGCCgactccgccgccgccggtcTCCACCACACCGGGATGCCTGCAACAGGATCAATTCAATGCGGCCATGGTTAGCAGCAACAGCTCGCAGTCCTCCACGGCGTCCACGTCGCAACACTCGGTGTCGACGAGTGAATCTCAGCAGAATTCCATATACAATCAGAGCTTTAATGCGGAGAAACAGCAGCCAGGACAGCAGCAACCCCAAAATGCCTTGCATCAGCAACATGCaacgccgccaccgccgcagcagcaacaacaacagcagcagcaacagcaggcgcCGCCACAGTCACGAGTTGCGCCCGGAGAACTGCATCTGCAGCGGATGAATAGTTTCGGCCAGGACGGACAATTTCACTTTGAGTCCAATCCGGCAGCTGGTGCCTATCAGCAGCATCAACTGATCAGCCAgtatcagcaacaacaacagcagcagcaacaacagcagcagccccagcagcagcaacaacatcatctcgcccaacagcagcagcagcatatgAGGAGTCACACGCCCCAGAGTCCACATCCTCCGCATCCTTCGCAGCttcaacaacagcagccacaacagcaCTTTAGCTCTCCGCACCACATGCCGCCAATGCACCATCAACACCAGCTGAtgatgcaacagcaacatcgccACAACCAGCGCTCGCCGCTTCACCATCATCCTGCGGCgcagcagcttcagcagcagcatcagcaaccaTCGCATTCCCCACAGCATCAGCATGCGAGACTGCAGTCGCCACAACCTGCTCcagtacaacaacaacagcagcagcagcagcaacaacaacagcagcagcagtttcTGCAGCAACAGGCTGCCGACACGTGGGGCAACATGAACTTTGGCAATCCGCCGAACAATCAGCAGGTGGAGCTCAAGGATAACAAATTCTATATTGTGGAATCGGCCGAGTTCCTAGGTCTTCCAATGAATGTGCCGCCAactccgcagcagcagcaacaacaagcagtAAGCAaaccccagcagcagcagcagcaacaacacccACAACCGCAGCAGCCAGATCCAACCCTTGCTAGTGATCTGATGAGCTTCCAGCATATGTGGCCGGCGCCTGGTTTTAGCCAGACttcacagcagcagcagcagccacagcagcaacaacagcagcaagcgacgcagcagcaacaacagcagcagcagcaacagcaggcgcaAAGTCAGGCAAACTCAAGTGATCCccacaactacaacaacatcGGCAGCATACTAACGAATCTCATTGACACAAATCCCGCGCCAATGGAGTACAACTTCGATctgatgcagcagcaacaaacgcCGTCagcccaacagcagcagcagcagcaacaacagcaggcggcgcagcagcaacatcacagTGCCGGTGCATATGGGAGCGGCTTGATGCGCAGCGCAGGCGGCGTTTACGGAGGCGCCTACGAGCAGCACTTGAGTGACCAGCTGGTCAGcgagcagcagaaacagaacAGCTTTCAACCCTACCACCCACATGGCCTGCaggcgcagcaacagcagccactgcATCCGCACCCCCATCTGTTACCCCCGCCAGCGCCGCATAGCAACGTGTACGATCGCACGGGAGTTGGAGTCGGTGTCGGAGTGGGCGTaggcgtgggcgtgggcgtgggctaTCCGATGCTGGGAGACGATACCAAGGGCGTGCTGCCGCCCATGATGGGCGGCATGATGCAGCAAATGCCGCCGCACGGCCAGCAGCCGGATCTAATCTACTACCCAGTGAAGAACGATTGA